GTCGACGGTCATGGTGGAGACGAGTTCGCCCCGGGCGTTCATCACCCCCGGGACATCGGTCAGGAGGATGAGTTTCTCCGCCGCGAGCGCTCCGGCCACCTCGGCGGCAACGGTGTCTCCGTTGATGTTGTACGCCTCTCCCGCCGGCCCTCCCCCGATCGGCGCGATGACGGGCACAAACCCGTTCCCCTCGAGCGCACGAAGCACCCCCTGGCGAATCTCGACGACATCTCCCACGAGCCCCAGGTCCAGGGGCGCGGAGGCGCCCCCCGCGGGGGAGGGAGAGAGATGCTTGCGGGCGCGGATCAGCTCTCCGTCCTTTCCCGTCAGGCCGACCGCTTTCCCCCCGTACCGGTTGATGAGGGCGACGATCCGCTTGTTCACCGTTCCCCCGAGCACCATTTCCACTACCTCCATCGCGGCGGGGGAAGTCACCCGAAGCCCCTCCTTGCGCTCGAAGGGAATCGAAAGCTTCTTCAGCATCCGGTCGATCTGGGGACCGCCCCCGTGGACGACGACCGGGCGGATCCCGACATACTGCAGCAGGACAATGTCCTCCGCGAACGAGGACATCCTCTCCTCGCCCTCCATCGCCGCCCCGCCGTATTTGATGACAATGGTCCGCCCGCTGAACTCCCGGATGTAGGGGAGCGCTTCGATCAGCGTCCGGGCCTTCTGCAGGTATTCCCGCATCTCCGCCATCTTCCCGCCCCTCAGAGGATATACCGGCTCACGTCCACGTCCCCGACGATGCCGGCCAGTTTCTCTTCCACGTACTTCGCCGGGATGGTAATCTCCTGCCCGCCGATCTCCGGCGAGGAGAACAGGAGATCCTCGAGCAGCTTCTCCATGATCGTGTAGAGCCGGCGCGCCCCGATATTCTCCGTTCGCTCGTTCACCTCGCAAGCCATCTCGGCGATCCGGTCCACCGCCTCCGGGGTGATGGTCAGCCGCACCCCCTCCGTCGCGAGCAACTCCGTGTACTGCCGGGTGAGGGAACCTTGCGGCTCGGTCAGGATGCGCACGAAGTCCTCCCGGGTGAGGGGGTCGAGTTCGACCCGGATGGGGAATCTGCCCTGGAGTTCCGGGATGAGATCGGACGGCTTCGACATGTGGAACGCCC
The sequence above is a segment of the Candidatus Deferrimicrobiaceae bacterium genome. Coding sequences within it:
- the argB gene encoding acetylglutamate kinase produces the protein MAEMREYLQKARTLIEALPYIREFSGRTIVIKYGGAAMEGEERMSSFAEDIVLLQYVGIRPVVVHGGGPQIDRMLKKLSIPFERKEGLRVTSPAAMEVVEMVLGGTVNKRIVALINRYGGKAVGLTGKDGELIRARKHLSPSPAGGASAPLDLGLVGDVVEIRQGVLRALEGNGFVPVIAPIGGGPAGEAYNINGDTVAAEVAGALAAEKLILLTDVPGVMNARGELVSTMTVDEAMAAIRDGSVTGGMIPKVECGLTALGKGVRKVHILDGRVLHSVLLEIFTDAGVGTEITPSEPEGRGE